Proteins from a genomic interval of Streptomyces fodineus:
- a CDS encoding MbtH family protein, producing the protein MSTNPFEDADHAYLVLVNPEGQHSLWPSFAEVPAGWTVALGESGRDAALQFVDEHWTDLRPHGVGAATGS; encoded by the coding sequence ATGAGCACGAACCCGTTCGAAGACGCGGACCACGCATACCTGGTGCTGGTCAACCCCGAAGGCCAGCACTCGCTGTGGCCGTCCTTCGCCGAGGTGCCCGCCGGGTGGACGGTGGCCCTGGGCGAGAGCGGCCGGGACGCCGCGCTGCAGTTCGTGGACGAGCACTGGACGGACCTGCGGCCGCACGGCGTCGGCGCCGCCACGGGGTCCTGA
- a CDS encoding DUF2628 domain-containing protein, whose protein sequence is MASQDTLSPSLSASLSPRKQERFAFFDAHGGPLAPDYREARRAMPFGKRLFFNANWWAFFFGPFYFFARGMWKKGTVVLLGLLTYFSIEIALGVPKEYHWVGTVTSFLVMWSANYSDYLKVVKGSEGWNPFEGFKDGPQ, encoded by the coding sequence ATGGCCAGCCAAGACACCTTGTCGCCCAGCCTGTCAGCCAGCCTGTCACCAAGAAAGCAGGAGCGTTTCGCGTTCTTCGACGCGCACGGCGGCCCCCTTGCGCCGGACTACCGGGAGGCACGCCGCGCGATGCCGTTCGGCAAGAGACTTTTCTTCAACGCCAACTGGTGGGCCTTCTTTTTCGGGCCGTTCTACTTCTTCGCCCGCGGCATGTGGAAAAAGGGCACGGTCGTCCTGCTGGGGCTCCTGACCTACTTTTCGATCGAGATCGCGCTCGGCGTGCCGAAGGAGTACCACTGGGTCGGCACCGTGACCTCCTTCCTGGTGATGTGGTCCGCCAACTACTCGGACTACCTCAAGGTCGTGAAGGGCAGCGAGGGGTGGAACCCGTTCGAAGGGTTCAAGGACGGACCGCAGTAG
- a CDS encoding helix-turn-helix transcriptional regulator, with the protein MLFLASIRRVDAARQILAEVTAPSAIRDNVRLTAITTLVGAKLALVGGDLVHAADQAEIGLQMANEVGLTAWTPLGNLILAATALRRGELTTALHYTNQLKEDAVFGREMWPAGQCAWIVIQVAEAEKGREQAATLTRELLTSESSTRSLFTDEPAATPWLVRLLIAEARHDLAEYSVRLAEGLAAENPGVHAIGAAALHGAGLLEQNIGKLRQAADSHTDPWARASAFEDIGVLLAEEGGEGCPEAVENLELAMRSYAEMGSLRDSSRVRSRLRRINANPQAQARFWPSSRIPGLTDTEYAVAKLVSNGLTNGQAADQMFLSRHTVAFHLRKVFQKTGVKSRLELAVMWDELAADTVQERPRITAG; encoded by the coding sequence GTGCTCTTCCTGGCCTCGATCCGTCGCGTGGACGCGGCGCGGCAGATCCTCGCCGAGGTGACGGCTCCGTCGGCAATACGCGACAACGTGAGGCTGACCGCCATAACGACCCTTGTAGGGGCAAAGCTGGCCCTCGTCGGCGGAGATCTCGTCCACGCGGCCGATCAGGCCGAGATCGGCCTGCAGATGGCCAATGAGGTGGGCCTGACCGCCTGGACCCCGCTCGGCAACCTCATTCTGGCGGCGACGGCTCTGCGACGCGGCGAACTGACCACTGCCCTGCATTACACGAATCAGCTCAAAGAGGATGCGGTATTCGGGCGCGAGATGTGGCCCGCCGGTCAATGCGCCTGGATCGTCATTCAGGTCGCCGAGGCGGAAAAGGGACGCGAGCAGGCCGCAACCCTCACGCGTGAACTGCTCACCTCGGAGTCGTCGACCCGCTCACTGTTCACCGACGAACCCGCGGCAACCCCGTGGCTGGTACGGCTCCTGATCGCCGAGGCGCGGCACGACCTGGCCGAATACAGCGTTCGCCTCGCCGAAGGCCTTGCGGCCGAGAACCCCGGTGTGCACGCGATCGGCGCCGCCGCGTTGCACGGGGCAGGGCTGCTGGAGCAGAACATCGGCAAGCTTCGCCAGGCCGCCGACAGCCACACCGATCCGTGGGCGCGTGCCTCGGCCTTCGAAGACATCGGTGTCCTGCTTGCCGAAGAGGGCGGCGAGGGATGCCCCGAGGCGGTGGAGAACCTCGAACTGGCCATGCGCTCGTACGCGGAGATGGGATCGCTGCGCGACTCGTCCCGGGTGCGCAGCAGGCTTCGGCGCATCAACGCCAATCCCCAGGCCCAGGCGAGATTCTGGCCGTCCAGCCGCATCCCGGGTCTGACCGACACGGAGTACGCCGTCGCCAAGTTGGTGTCCAACGGCCTCACCAACGGACAGGCCGCGGACCAGATGTTCCTGTCCCGGCACACCGTGGCGTTCCACCTCCGCAAGGTCTTCCAGAAGACCGGCGTGAAGTCGCGCCTCGAACTGGCGGTCATGTGGGACGAACTGGCAGCGGACACCGTCCAGGAGCGTCCGCGGATCACGGCCGGCTGA
- a CDS encoding shikimate dehydrogenase family protein has product MSDVTRDATTITGRTRLVAVLGDPVEQVRAPALLNRQFAAEGVDIVVIPLHVRPDDLETVVRGLQRTANLVGLLVTVPHKVDALRLADVRSEAAELAGGTNALRRLEDGSWHADNFDGAGFCAGLIEAGHQPHGTRAVLVGAGGAGAAIAPALLAAGVGHLVLHDTDEARMKEVAGRMDLHWPGRVGTATSPGLRSADMVVNATPLGMRPGDALPFDPAELRPGALVADIIMKPRETRLLRRAAELGHPVLHGEPMLRHQMDLYRSYFGAAR; this is encoded by the coding sequence ATGTCCGATGTGACGCGGGACGCGACGACGATCACGGGGCGAACACGGCTGGTGGCGGTGCTCGGTGATCCCGTCGAGCAGGTGCGGGCGCCGGCGCTGCTGAACCGGCAGTTCGCCGCTGAAGGCGTCGACATCGTGGTGATTCCGCTGCACGTCCGCCCCGACGACCTCGAGACGGTGGTGCGCGGCTTGCAGCGAACGGCGAATCTGGTGGGGCTGCTGGTGACCGTGCCGCACAAGGTCGACGCACTGCGCCTCGCCGACGTTCGCAGCGAAGCGGCGGAACTGGCGGGCGGCACCAATGCGCTGCGGCGTCTGGAGGACGGATCCTGGCACGCGGACAACTTCGACGGTGCCGGGTTCTGCGCGGGGCTGATCGAAGCCGGTCATCAGCCGCACGGCACCCGCGCGGTCCTCGTGGGAGCCGGTGGCGCCGGTGCCGCGATCGCTCCGGCACTGCTGGCGGCGGGCGTCGGTCATCTGGTCCTTCACGACACGGACGAGGCAAGGATGAAAGAGGTTGCGGGGCGCATGGATCTCCATTGGCCCGGAAGGGTCGGTACGGCCACGAGTCCCGGCCTGCGCTCGGCCGACATGGTCGTGAACGCCACACCACTGGGGATGCGGCCCGGTGACGCGCTGCCGTTCGATCCGGCGGAATTGCGACCGGGCGCCCTCGTGGCCGACATCATCATGAAGCCCCGGGAGACAAGGCTGTTGCGCAGGGCGGCCGAGCTGGGGCATCCCGTTCTCCACGGGGAACCGATGCTCCGGCACCAAATGGATCTGTACCGCTCCTATTTCGGGGCGGCCCGGTGA
- a CDS encoding 4'-phosphopantetheinyl transferase family protein, with product MLGALLPSSVVVQETRALPQALDLYPEELEVVAGAVDKRRQEFAAVRQCARRALAQLGHPPAPLLPGERGAPQWPAGIVGSMTHCAGFAAAALTRATDLASLGIDAEPHEALPDGVLEAIALPQERAMVSRLSGERPSACWDRLLFCAKEAVYKAWFPLTGKWLGFEDALIDVRPLSPVPVTATASLRGTFSARLLVPGPVVGGDRIGEFAGHWRVSDGLLAAAIAVPHARRSGRAGIPAE from the coding sequence TTGCTCGGTGCCCTGCTGCCTTCGTCGGTGGTGGTGCAAGAGACCCGTGCCCTTCCCCAGGCGCTGGACCTCTACCCCGAAGAACTCGAGGTCGTGGCCGGCGCGGTCGACAAGCGGCGCCAGGAATTCGCCGCGGTGCGCCAGTGCGCCCGCCGTGCACTGGCGCAGCTCGGACACCCGCCGGCGCCGCTCCTGCCCGGTGAACGGGGAGCTCCGCAGTGGCCTGCCGGCATAGTCGGGAGCATGACGCACTGTGCGGGCTTCGCGGCCGCCGCGCTGACGCGAGCCACCGATCTCGCCTCGCTCGGCATCGACGCCGAACCGCATGAAGCGCTGCCGGACGGTGTCCTGGAGGCGATCGCTCTGCCACAAGAGCGCGCAATGGTGAGCCGGTTGAGCGGAGAGCGCCCGTCGGCCTGTTGGGACCGGCTGCTGTTCTGCGCCAAGGAAGCCGTGTACAAGGCGTGGTTCCCGCTGACCGGTAAGTGGCTCGGATTCGAGGACGCGCTGATCGACGTTCGCCCCCTCAGCCCGGTGCCCGTGACAGCGACCGCGTCCTTGCGGGGCACCTTCTCCGCTCGCCTGCTCGTTCCCGGCCCCGTCGTGGGCGGCGACCGGATCGGGGAGTTCGCCGGACACTGGAGGGTGAGCGACGGGTTGCTCGCCGCCGCCATCGCGGTTCCGCACGCTCGGAGAAGTGGCCGCGCCGGCATACCGGCGGAGTGA
- a CDS encoding type II 3-dehydroquinate dehydratase: MATMLLMNGPNLGILGRREPEIYGTATLDDIEKLVIDEVSDMGWEVRSVQSDSESELIGAIQDNYDTVGAIVNPGALMIAGWSLRDALASYPRPWIEVHLSNVWARESFRHESVLAPLAAGVVVGLGPLGYRLGARALLCCVTGDDRA, from the coding sequence ATGGCCACTATGTTGCTCATGAACGGCCCCAACCTGGGCATTCTCGGTCGACGTGAACCAGAGATATACGGGACCGCGACCCTGGACGACATCGAGAAGCTGGTGATCGACGAGGTGTCGGACATGGGATGGGAGGTGCGGTCCGTACAGAGCGATTCCGAGAGTGAACTCATCGGAGCGATCCAGGACAACTACGACACGGTGGGCGCGATCGTCAACCCGGGAGCACTCATGATTGCAGGCTGGAGCCTGCGCGATGCCCTCGCGAGCTATCCACGCCCCTGGATCGAGGTGCACCTCTCCAACGTCTGGGCCAGGGAGAGCTTTCGGCACGAGTCCGTGCTCGCGCCCCTCGCGGCCGGCGTGGTGGTGGGGCTCGGCCCTCTCGGCTACCGGCTCGGCGCCCGGGCGCTGCTCTGCTGCGTGACGGGCGACGACAGAGCATAG
- a CDS encoding 3-dehydroquinate synthase family protein — translation MDAAKTKGSYRQIDVDLADRSYSVRVGGGLRHSLPEIVAMTGARKAVLVSARPKEWTPDPGVPFLALRARDGERHKTWSTVIELCRAFAQFGLTRQDVVVSCGGGTTTDTVGLAAALFHRGVPVIHLPTSLLAQVDASIGGKTAANLPEGKNLVGTYWQPRAVLCDTDYLATLPERERTNGYGELARCHFIGVEGIHRLPLVEQITASVARKAEIVMADERDSGLRHLLNYGHTLGHALERATDFRLRHGEAVAIGTVFAGRLAQALGRIDEARREEHHVVVAGYGLPTRLPAGVDAARLVDLMRLDKKAISGLGFVLDGPRGAELVTDVPEELVADCLAGMPREP, via the coding sequence ATGGATGCGGCAAAGACGAAGGGTTCGTACCGGCAGATCGACGTCGATCTGGCAGACCGCTCGTACTCCGTGCGGGTGGGTGGCGGTCTGCGTCACTCGCTGCCCGAGATCGTCGCCATGACCGGAGCCCGCAAGGCCGTGCTGGTCTCGGCACGGCCCAAGGAGTGGACGCCCGATCCCGGTGTTCCCTTCCTGGCGCTGCGTGCGCGAGACGGAGAACGGCACAAGACCTGGTCCACGGTGATCGAACTGTGCCGCGCCTTCGCACAGTTCGGGCTGACGCGGCAGGACGTGGTGGTGTCGTGCGGAGGCGGCACCACCACGGACACGGTGGGGCTGGCCGCCGCCCTGTTCCACCGCGGGGTGCCGGTGATCCACCTGCCGACCTCGCTGCTGGCGCAGGTGGACGCGAGCATCGGCGGCAAGACGGCGGCGAACCTTCCCGAGGGCAAGAACCTCGTGGGCACCTACTGGCAGCCGCGGGCCGTGCTGTGCGACACCGACTATCTGGCGACCCTCCCCGAACGGGAACGGACCAACGGCTACGGTGAGCTGGCCCGCTGCCACTTCATCGGCGTCGAGGGCATCCACCGGCTGCCGCTGGTCGAGCAGATCACCGCAAGCGTGGCGCGCAAGGCGGAGATCGTCATGGCCGACGAGCGGGATTCCGGACTGCGGCACCTGCTGAACTACGGCCACACGCTCGGCCACGCCCTGGAACGGGCAACCGACTTCCGCCTCCGGCACGGCGAGGCGGTGGCGATCGGGACGGTGTTCGCCGGCCGGCTGGCCCAGGCGCTCGGCCGTATCGACGAGGCGCGGCGCGAGGAACATCACGTGGTGGTGGCGGGATACGGCCTGCCGACGCGGCTGCCCGCAGGGGTGGACGCGGCGCGTCTGGTCGACCTGATGCGGCTCGACAAGAAGGCGATTTCCGGGCTGGGCTTCGTGCTGGACGGTCCTCGCGGGGCCGAACTGGTCACCGACGTTCCGGAAGAACTCGTTGCCGACTGCCTGGCGGGAATGCCGCGGGAGCCCTGA
- a CDS encoding metallophosphoesterase family protein — MNRIAGVLRAISDLHISYAENRDIVEGLKPTSPDDWLIVAGDIGELMTDIEWALTLLRDRFAQVIWVPGNHELWTVKQETSPLRGVARYEALVALCRRLGVLTPEDPYPVWEGAGGPVRIAPLFLLYDYSFLAPGTSTREESLAKAYEAGIVCSDEFFLDPSPYPSREAWCAARIEETERRLEKAAGELPLVLVNHWPLVRRPTEVMTHQEFVQWCGTVRTADWHLRFGAAAVVYGHLHIPRSTVYDGVPFEEVSLGYPREWRRFGLRSDLARQILPRP, encoded by the coding sequence ATGAACCGTATAGCGGGAGTGCTACGGGCAATCAGCGATCTGCACATCAGCTACGCCGAGAACCGCGACATCGTGGAGGGTCTCAAGCCCACATCGCCGGACGATTGGCTGATCGTCGCCGGGGACATCGGTGAGCTGATGACGGACATAGAGTGGGCGCTCACTCTCCTGAGGGACCGATTCGCCCAGGTGATTTGGGTGCCCGGCAATCACGAGCTGTGGACCGTGAAGCAGGAGACGAGTCCGCTGCGCGGCGTGGCACGTTACGAGGCGCTGGTGGCCCTGTGCCGGCGGCTCGGCGTGCTCACCCCCGAGGATCCCTACCCGGTGTGGGAGGGGGCGGGCGGACCGGTGCGCATCGCGCCGCTGTTCCTGCTCTACGACTACTCCTTCCTGGCACCGGGCACGTCGACCCGGGAGGAGTCGCTCGCCAAGGCGTACGAGGCCGGAATCGTCTGCTCGGACGAGTTCTTCCTGGACCCCTCCCCCTATCCGAGCCGCGAGGCATGGTGCGCGGCGCGGATCGAGGAGACCGAGCGGCGCCTGGAGAAGGCGGCTGGCGAGCTTCCCCTGGTCCTGGTCAACCACTGGCCACTGGTGCGCCGCCCCACCGAGGTGATGACCCATCAGGAGTTCGTGCAGTGGTGCGGGACGGTACGCACCGCCGACTGGCATCTGCGCTTCGGTGCGGCGGCGGTGGTCTACGGTCACCTGCACATACCGCGCAGCACGGTCTACGACGGCGTGCCGTTCGAGGAGGTGTCGCTCGGCTATCCCCGGGAGTGGCGCCGCTTCGGGCTCCGTTCCGATCTGGCCCGGCAGATCCTGCCGCGCCCGTAG
- a CDS encoding class I SAM-dependent methyltransferase encodes MTQNLKSLLDYYETPRSDGETIYGIWERGEAFNDSVTPSTYVPEYRTHVLLKFLSLIPEGSRIFSFGCGNAAVEGALVEHGRHVSAIDVCPEAVELACKKGVDATAADYFAISPDDVAGFDAIYADGFLGHLFDSVEEVGPILQKLKELDLKSGTVLLFSNDAPPERDASFTAHERVDNFWYLSKDYLATRLADAGFELLESYYFPYARPLSGLRNRTICVARVP; translated from the coding sequence ATGACGCAAAATCTGAAATCGCTGTTGGACTACTACGAGACCCCGCGCTCCGACGGTGAGACGATCTACGGCATCTGGGAACGCGGGGAAGCCTTCAATGATTCGGTGACCCCCTCCACCTATGTACCCGAATACCGCACGCACGTCCTGCTGAAGTTCCTTTCGCTCATACCGGAAGGCAGCAGGATCTTCTCCTTCGGATGCGGTAACGCGGCCGTCGAAGGGGCACTGGTGGAGCACGGCCGGCACGTCAGTGCCATCGACGTGTGTCCCGAAGCGGTCGAACTGGCCTGCAAGAAGGGAGTCGACGCGACCGCGGCCGACTACTTCGCCATCTCCCCCGACGACGTCGCCGGCTTCGACGCGATCTACGCCGACGGGTTCCTCGGCCACCTCTTCGACAGCGTGGAGGAGGTCGGCCCCATCCTGCAGAAACTCAAGGAACTGGACCTGAAGTCCGGCACCGTCCTGCTGTTCTCGAACGACGCACCGCCCGAGCGGGACGCATCGTTCACCGCGCACGAGCGGGTCGACAACTTCTGGTACCTCTCCAAGGACTACCTGGCGACGCGCCTGGCCGACGCCGGCTTCGAGCTTCTGGAGTCCTACTACTTCCCCTACGCCCGCCCCCTCAGCGGTCTGCGCAATCGCACCATCTGCGTGGCACGGGTTCCCTGA
- a CDS encoding SDR family NAD(P)-dependent oxidoreductase: MSGGSSTTGAEVAIRLAELGMDVAILDPAAEACAGVVGRIEDRGGRAMAIAADAADRGAVESALARVTSAWCEPSVLVNAVDATGGERLCDMSDARWEAATVRPLRGVFAASRLLADSMSEAGWGRVVTIAPPLADGAEHSTLRAGLEGFTRTIALELEAFGVTANLIAPRRPQVGLHSGGASDELPGGAARYARAVADAVSALLGAAAAAVTGQIVYVGADATD, encoded by the coding sequence GTGAGCGGCGGCAGTTCCACCACTGGAGCCGAGGTCGCGATCCGACTCGCGGAACTGGGCATGGACGTGGCGATCCTCGATCCCGCGGCCGAGGCCTGCGCGGGCGTCGTCGGCCGGATCGAGGACCGGGGCGGACGGGCGATGGCGATCGCGGCCGACGCCGCTGATCGCGGGGCGGTCGAGTCGGCGCTTGCCCGCGTGACCTCCGCATGGTGCGAGCCGAGTGTGCTGGTCAACGCCGTGGACGCCACCGGCGGGGAGCGGCTGTGCGACATGTCGGATGCGCGGTGGGAGGCAGCGACGGTACGCCCGCTCCGCGGGGTCTTCGCCGCCAGCCGGCTGCTGGCCGACTCGATGTCCGAGGCGGGCTGGGGCCGCGTCGTCACCATCGCGCCCCCACTGGCCGACGGAGCGGAACACTCGACGCTGCGCGCGGGACTGGAAGGCTTCACCAGAACGATCGCCTTGGAGCTCGAAGCCTTCGGCGTCACCGCCAACCTGATCGCACCGAGACGACCACAGGTCGGCCTGCACTCCGGCGGGGCATCGGACGAACTCCCGGGCGGCGCTGCCCGATACGCACGGGCCGTTGCCGATGCGGTGTCCGCGCTGCTGGGCGCGGCGGCGGCAGCGGTCACCGGGCAGATCGTGTACGTCGGCGCGGATGCGACTGACTGA
- a CDS encoding amino acid adenylation domain-containing protein, producing MFERQVASNAGGESLNLDGVALSYHEVNRRANRLARLLARRGAGPEKIVALAFPRSAEMVVAVLAVAKTGAAFLPVDPEYPADRVEFMLSDARPLLVLTDQAAAGRLPGGPDRIAVDDPAVVAEVAQYSEDDLDVVTVSPDALAYVIYTSGSTGRPKGVAVTHRGLANLAVAKAERLALNRHSRVLQFASPSFDAFITELTATFESGATLVIPPQATLVGPVLEEVIAERGVTHVVLPPVAAASMSPAAVPGLECLVVAGEACSGDLVARWATAARMINAYGPTEATVCATMTQPLTGGATPPIGSAINGVTCYVLDDSLRMTAPGVRGELYLAGEGLARGYLGRSALTASRFVADPFAADGSRMYRTGDLVSMREDGALDFHGRTDDQIKLRGFRIELGEVESAVVSHPSVDQAVAVVREDAPDARRIVAYVLPAAGAAPTARELREHAAGFLPAHMVPAAFVPMDAFPLTPSGKLDRAALPAPAEGPAPAGRAPGNAEEELFCAIFSEMFEGAEVTAESNFFELGGDSMLAVTVIRKARRAGLSISPRSIIEQPTVEALAAIARQNKEKAQLSAPA from the coding sequence ATGTTCGAGCGGCAGGTCGCGTCCAACGCCGGCGGGGAGTCGCTGAACCTGGACGGCGTCGCGCTCTCCTACCACGAGGTCAACCGGCGGGCCAACCGGCTGGCGAGGCTGCTGGCCCGGCGTGGGGCAGGTCCGGAGAAGATCGTCGCGCTGGCCTTCCCGCGCTCGGCCGAGATGGTCGTCGCCGTGCTGGCCGTGGCGAAGACGGGCGCGGCGTTCCTGCCCGTGGACCCCGAATATCCCGCCGACCGCGTCGAGTTCATGCTCAGCGACGCGCGGCCCCTGCTGGTCCTCACCGACCAGGCGGCCGCAGGCCGGCTGCCCGGCGGGCCCGACCGGATCGCCGTGGACGATCCGGCGGTGGTGGCGGAGGTGGCGCAGTACTCCGAGGACGACCTCGACGTAGTCACCGTGTCTCCCGACGCGCTCGCGTACGTCATCTACACCTCGGGATCGACCGGGCGTCCCAAGGGCGTCGCGGTCACGCACCGCGGGCTCGCCAACCTGGCCGTGGCCAAGGCCGAACGGCTGGCGCTGAACCGGCACAGCCGGGTGCTGCAGTTCGCCTCCCCGAGTTTCGACGCGTTCATCACCGAGCTGACGGCGACCTTCGAAAGCGGCGCGACGCTGGTGATCCCCCCGCAGGCCACGCTGGTGGGCCCGGTGCTGGAGGAGGTCATCGCCGAACGGGGCGTCACCCACGTCGTCCTGCCGCCCGTGGCCGCCGCCAGCATGTCGCCCGCCGCGGTGCCGGGGCTGGAGTGCCTCGTCGTGGCGGGCGAGGCCTGCTCGGGCGACCTGGTCGCCCGGTGGGCCACCGCGGCCCGCATGATCAACGCCTACGGTCCGACCGAGGCGACGGTGTGTGCCACCATGACCCAGCCGCTGACCGGCGGCGCGACACCGCCGATCGGCAGTGCGATCAACGGCGTGACCTGTTACGTCCTCGACGACAGCCTGCGGATGACGGCTCCCGGAGTGCGCGGGGAACTGTACCTGGCGGGTGAGGGCCTCGCCCGCGGCTATCTCGGCCGGAGCGCGCTGACGGCGTCGCGTTTCGTCGCGGATCCGTTCGCGGCGGACGGATCCCGGATGTACCGCACGGGAGACCTGGTCTCGATGCGCGAGGACGGTGCCCTGGACTTCCATGGGCGCACCGATGACCAGATCAAGCTCCGCGGGTTCCGCATCGAACTGGGCGAAGTGGAATCGGCGGTGGTCAGCCATCCCTCGGTCGACCAGGCGGTCGCCGTGGTCCGGGAGGACGCCCCCGATGCCCGCCGGATCGTCGCCTACGTGCTTCCGGCGGCCGGTGCCGCGCCCACGGCAAGGGAACTCCGGGAGCACGCGGCCGGCTTCCTCCCGGCGCACATGGTGCCCGCTGCCTTCGTGCCGATGGATGCCTTCCCGCTGACGCCGAGCGGAAAGCTCGACCGCGCGGCGCTGCCGGCCCCGGCCGAGGGCCCCGCGCCGGCCGGCCGTGCGCCCGGCAATGCCGAGGAGGAGCTCTTCTGCGCGATCTTCTCGGAAATGTTCGAAGGTGCCGAGGTGACCGCGGAGAGCAACTTCTTCGAGCTCGGCGGTGACAGCATGCTCGCGGTGACGGTCATCCGGAAGGCGCGGCGGGCAGGCCTGTCGATCTCACCGCGGTCGATCATCGAGCAGCCGACCGTCGAGGCCCTGGCCGCGATCGCACGGCAGAACAAGGAGAAGGCACAGCTGTCAGCGCCGGCGTAG
- a CDS encoding FAD-dependent monooxygenase → MGRAAPLREHDFMNAQDSSPHTNVPVLIVGGGMPGISAALMLQYHGVDFVLVDKDNGLSVRPKARVVHKRTVEILRQLGIEERMAEVALAFTSRKQGALGVRIGPTMMASEVMEVAPRGYRGDELSPVKFLFAPQEEAEQLLVDIARERGGDLRFQTDLTDFTEDADGVVATLTGPGGTTTVRADYLIVVDGRNEPVRKAFGTSGWELPASQHYISTYFRADLTGGSSERTFSQCRLVGGPVQGLMASTNFIDEWSLYIEYDPARETFADYPAERCVELVRTAVGADDVEVELLKHEAWDTGSWVADEYRRGRVLLAGEAAHRQPPWGGYAPNLGLADVHNLTWKLAAVLAGRAGDGLLDTYAAERRQRAMIAAEQSAVMNDFHARFGVETPENAASLASLIGMEPTMTRYRYGAPEQLHVETLSGQTGTRVPHIWLTTGERRLSTLDVCGPGFTVLTDSDTDTDGWRTAVADARAATGLDIRVHHIDTADTETPDAWRIEAGLPEGGALLVRPDQHVLARSDQELSPSTLVDIIKRAVA, encoded by the coding sequence ATGGGCCGTGCTGCTCCGCTACGCGAGCATGATTTTATGAACGCACAGGACTCTTCACCTCACACCAACGTTCCGGTACTGATCGTCGGCGGCGGGATGCCCGGTATCTCGGCCGCGCTGATGCTCCAGTACCACGGTGTCGATTTCGTTCTCGTCGACAAGGACAACGGCCTTTCGGTGCGGCCCAAGGCCCGCGTCGTACACAAGCGCACCGTGGAGATTCTGCGCCAACTCGGTATCGAGGAGCGCATGGCGGAGGTGGCGCTCGCGTTCACCTCGCGGAAGCAGGGCGCGCTCGGTGTGCGCATCGGACCCACCATGATGGCATCGGAGGTGATGGAGGTCGCCCCTCGCGGTTACCGGGGGGACGAGCTCAGTCCGGTGAAGTTCCTGTTCGCGCCCCAGGAGGAAGCCGAGCAGCTCTTGGTGGACATCGCTCGTGAGCGGGGTGGTGACCTGCGCTTCCAGACCGATCTCACCGACTTCACCGAAGACGCGGACGGCGTTGTCGCGACCCTCACGGGTCCCGGCGGCACCACCACCGTGCGCGCGGACTACCTGATCGTCGTCGACGGCCGGAACGAGCCGGTGCGGAAGGCCTTCGGCACCAGCGGGTGGGAACTGCCCGCGAGCCAGCACTACATCAGCACCTACTTCCGCGCCGACCTCACCGGAGGGTCCAGCGAGCGCACCTTCAGCCAGTGCCGGCTCGTGGGCGGCCCCGTGCAGGGACTGATGGCGTCGACGAACTTCATCGACGAATGGTCGCTGTACATCGAATACGACCCGGCGCGGGAAACCTTCGCCGACTATCCCGCCGAGCGCTGCGTCGAGCTCGTCCGCACCGCCGTCGGCGCGGACGACGTCGAGGTGGAGCTGCTGAAGCACGAGGCCTGGGACACGGGTTCGTGGGTCGCCGACGAATACCGGCGCGGGCGGGTCCTGCTCGCGGGCGAGGCGGCGCACCGCCAGCCGCCGTGGGGCGGTTACGCACCGAACCTCGGCCTGGCCGACGTGCACAACCTCACCTGGAAGCTGGCCGCCGTGCTGGCCGGCCGGGCCGGTGACGGACTGCTGGACACGTACGCGGCCGAACGCCGTCAGCGTGCCATGATCGCGGCGGAACAGTCCGCGGTGATGAACGACTTCCACGCTCGCTTCGGCGTGGAGACCCCGGAAAACGCGGCTTCCCTGGCGAGTCTGATCGGCATGGAGCCGACGATGACCCGCTACCGGTACGGCGCACCCGAGCAACTCCACGTGGAAACGCTGTCGGGCCAGACCGGCACGCGCGTCCCGCACATCTGGCTGACCACCGGCGAGCGCCGGCTGTCCACCCTGGACGTCTGCGGTCCCGGTTTCACCGTCCTGACCGATTCCGACACCGACACCGACGGCTGGCGGACCGCCGTGGCCGATGCGCGGGCCGCGACCGGCCTGGACATCCGCGTCCACCACATCGACACCGCCGACACGGAGACCCCCGACGCCTGGCGCATCGAGGCCGGCCTTCCCGAGGGCGGCGCGCTGCTCGTCCGCCCCGACCAGCACGTCCTGGCCCGCTCGGACCAGGAGCTGTCACCGTCCACTCTTGTGGACATCATCAAGCGCGCCGTCGCGTAA